One genomic segment of Helianthus annuus cultivar XRQ/B chromosome 14, HanXRQr2.0-SUNRISE, whole genome shotgun sequence includes these proteins:
- the LOC110905161 gene encoding probable mitochondrial adenine nucleotide transporter BTL1: protein MDDVYGAIIDAVPLHKNLHFNFLGQNRTKDDSFSMEFQLPDFRPPIAKFVKTREAGEFLSGALAGAMTKAVLAPLETIRTRMVVGVGSKTISGSFLEVIEKQGWQGLWAGNAINMIRIVPTQAIELGTFECVKRVMTSAKEKWSQEECPSVQIGPVKLTFSLSWLSPVAVGGAAAGIAGTLACHPLEVIKDRLTVSPDTYPNLSIAVQKMFKNGGIGSFYSGLSPTLMGMLPYSTCYYFMYDTIKKSYCTAQKKKSLSRPEMLLIGALSGLTASTISFPLEVARKRLMVGALQGKCPPNMAAALAEVVREEGLMGLYRGWGASCLKVMPSSGITWMFYEAWKDILIGDKDKQ, encoded by the exons ATGGATGATGTATATGGAGCTATTATAGACGCTGTGCCATTACACAAGAATCTTCACTTTAATTTTTTAGGTCAAAACCGGACCAAAGATGATTCCTTTTCGATGGAGTTTCAACTTCCCGATTTTCGACCACCCATTGCT AAATTTGTAAAGACAAGAGAAGCTGGAGAGTTTCTTAGTGGTGCTTTGGCTGGAGCTATGACGAAAGCTGTTCTTGCTCCTCTAGAAACCATAAG GACTCGAATGGTGGTTGGTGTTGGGTCAAAAACGATATCCGGTAGTTTTCTAGAGGTGATTGAAAAACAGGGTTGGCAAGGACTTTGGGCCGGCAATGCAATCAACATGATACGAATTGTTCCCAcacaagcaattgaacttggaaCTTTTGAATGTGTCAAACGAGTAATGACATCAGCAAAAGAAAAATGGAGTCAAGAAGAGTGTCCGAGTGTGCAAATCGGTCCGGTCAAACTAACTTTTTCTCTCTCATGGCTCTCACCGGTTGCCGTTGGGGGTGCAGCCGCAGGGATTGCTGGCACCCTTGCATGTCATCCTCTTGAAGTTATTAAG GATCGGTTGACTGTCAGTCCTGATACTTATCCTAATTTGAGTATTGCTGTTCAGAAGATGTTTAAAAACGGCGGGATTGGTTCTTTCTATTCCGGTCTTTCTCCGACGTTGATGGGAATGTTGCCATATAGTACTTGTTACTATTTCATGTACGATACAATTAAAAAGTCTTACTGCACTGCTCAAAAAAAGAAATCTTTAAGTCGTCCCGAGATGCTGCTGATCGGAGCTCTTTCAG GTTTAACTGCAAGTACAATAAGTTTCCCTTTAGAGGTGGCAAGAAAACGGCTAATGGTTGGGGCTCTGCAAGGTAAGTGCCCACCGAACATGGCGGCTGCATTAGCAGAAGTTGTTAGAGAAGAGGGTTTGATGGGATTATATAGAGGATGGGGTGCAAGTTGTTTGAAGGTCATGCCATCATCCGGCATCACATGGATGTTTTATGAAGCTTGGAAAGACATATTGATCGGTGACAAGGACAAACAATGA
- the LOC110905159 gene encoding mitochondrial carrier protein MTM1 codes for MLNKNEYDHFMNSDQSSADAATHEYELELISDSSTMIEPIKSPPPPQQPTPLKSNDKLGLSERTLSAAGAAVLSAVIVNPLDVVKTRLQAQAAGVAYSHPMTNHTSRMAVFGPNMMFADLRCSPTCTRAGVHGTVSICPPDCFEYKGTLDVFYKIIRQEGVARLWRGTNAGLALAVPTVGIYLPCYDIFRNWFEEFSAQNAPSMTPYAPLLAGSLSRSLACTTCYPIELARTRMQAFKDFNGGKKSPGVWKTLVDVLSSVKTSENMKNVQSYRALWTGLGAQLARDVPFSAICWSTLEPVRRRLLSLVGEEANAVSVLGANFSAGFVAGSLAAAATCPLDVAKTRRQIEKDPIRALRMTTRQTLMEVWRDGGMRGLFTGVGPRVGRAGPSVGIVVSFYEVVKYALHRQQHAAS; via the exons ATGCTAAACAAAAACGAATATGACCACTTCATGAATTCCGATCAATCTTCAGCGGATGCCGCAACACATGAATATGAACTTGAGTTGATCTCTGATTCGTCAACCATGATTGAACCCATTAAATCTCCTCCTCCGCCGCAACAACCTACGCCCTTGAAGTCAAATGACAAATTAGGGCTTTCGGAGCGCACTTTATCCGCCGCTGGCGCCGCCGTCCTCTCCGCCGTTATCGTTAACCCTCTTGATGTCGTCAAG ACAAGGCTGCAAGCACAGGCCGCTGGTGTTGCTTACTCGCATCCGATGACTAATCATACCAGTCGAATGGCTGTTTTTGGACCAAACATG ATGTTTGCGGATCTAAGATGCTCACCAACATGCACACGTGCTGGAGTACATGGTACAGTGTCAATATGTCCGCCAGATTGTTTTGAGTACAAAGGAACACTGGATGTTTTTTACAAAATCATTCGCCAG GAGGGAGTTGCAAGATTATGGAGAGGCACAAATGCTGGTCTTGCACTGGCTGTACCAACT GTGGGAATTTATCTCCCTTGCTATGACATATTCCGTAATTGGTTTGAAGAGTTTTCTGCTCAGAATGCTCCAAGCATGACCCCGTACGCCCCTTTATTGGCCGGATCGCTGTCACGCTCATTGGCTTGCACTACCTGCTATCCTATAGAACTTGCTAGAACTCGCATGCAG GCATTTAAAGACTTCAACGGTGGTAAAAAATCTCCTGGAGTGTGGAAGACGTTGGTGGATGTATTATCTAGTGTCAAGACATCAGAAAATATGAAGAACG TGCAAAGTTACCGTGCTCTTTGGACAGGTCTTGGGGCACAGCTTGCTCGTGATGTACCTTTTTCTGCCATCTGTTGGTCTACTCTTGAGCCAGTAAGAAGAAGGCTTCTAAGTCTTGTAGGTGAGGAAGCCAATGCTGTGAGTGTGCTTGGAGCAAATTTCTCTGCTGGTTTTGTTGCAGGTAGCCTTGCTGCCGCCGCTACCTGTCCACTTGATGTTGCAAAAACTCGAAGACAAATAGAG AAGGATCCAATTAGAGCATTAAGGATGACAACGAGGCAGACTCTAATGGAGGTGTGGAG GGATGGAGGAATGAGGGGACTATTCACAGGGGTGGGGCCACGTGTGGGGCGTGCAGGACCTTCGGTTGGAATTGTGGTTTCGTTTTATGAGGTTGTGAAGTATGCTCTACATCGTCAACAACATGCAGCTTCATGA
- the LOC110905160 gene encoding dihydrofolate synthetase produces the protein MIFSRIVGSFHRHHKSLIATGGRKYLNGLGIKCNFSGVISEEESELKEFNDYLNNLKNHEKSGVPKGAGTDSDDGFDLGRMKRLMQSLGNPQSKYKVIHVAGTKGKGSTAAFVSNILRAEGYSVGCYTSPHIKTIRERITVGKLGNPVSAKAVNSLFQRIKVVLDQAVQLEHGHLSHFEVLTAVAFNLFAEENVHIAVIEAGLGGARDATNIISSSDLAASVITTISEEHLAALGGSLESIAVAKSGIIKHGCPVVLGGPYLPHIELILRNKASSMCSPVISASDFGNKSIIKGFSNVSGIPFQLSDIILDIVKDFQLSIELCDVKLRLLGLHQLQNAATATCAALCLRHQGWRISDESIRTGLESTQLLGRSQFLTSVEAESLGLPGATILLDGAHTKESAKALADMIQLTYPDAKLVFVVAMASDKDHQAFARELLAVKQVNAIFLTEVSIAGDQFRTASLSLLRDRWIQASNELGVTFSKYGVEEYNELLKKQSGQSADQTTLLFSSHQVLESMRIGGKILESNGTDRPGLIVVTGSLHAVSSVLCAI, from the exons atGATTTTCTCCAGGATTGTTGGCAGCTTCCATCGGCACCACAAGTCTTTAATTGCCACTGGTGGCAGGAAATACCTAAACGGTTTAGGGATCAAGTGTAACTTTTCAGGAGTGATATCAGAAGAAGAGTCAGAACTGAAAGAATTCAATGATTATCTGAATAATCTGAAGAACCACGAGAAATCTGGTGTTCCAAAAGGTGCTGGAACTGACTCTGATGATGGTTTTGATCTTGGAAGGATGAAGCGGCTGATGCAATCCCTTGGAAACCCTCAATCTAAATATAAG GTCATTCACGTTGCTGGGACCAAAGGAAAAGGTTCAACtgctgcatttgtgtccaatatTTTACGTGCTGAAGGGTACTCTGTTGGTTGCTACACAAG TCCACATATTAAGACCATAAGGGAACGCATAACAGTTGGAAAACTAGGTAATCCGGTATCAGCAAAGGCAGTAAATTCCTTGTTCCAAAGGATAAAAGTTGTTCTTGATCAAGCCGTGCAACTTGAACATGGGCATCTTAGTCATTTTGAG GTACTCACTGCTGTGGCGTTTAATCTATTTGCTGAAGAGAATGTTCACATCGCAGTAATCGAG GCTGGATTAGGTGGTGCTCGTGATGCGACAAATATAATCTCTAGTTCGGATCTTGCAGCTTCTGTTATAACAACTATTAGTGAAGAACATTTAGCTGCACTAGGGGGATCCTTGGAAAGTATTGCAGTTGCAAAGTCAGGCATCATAAAACATGGCTGCCCA GTGGTTCTAGGCGGGCCCTATCTTCCACACATCGAGCTCATTCTTCGCAATAAAGCATCTTCAATGTGTTCTCCAGTAATTTCTGCATCTGATTTTGGAAATAAAAGTATCATTAAGGGCTTTAGCAATGTCTCAGGCATTCCGTTCCAATTATCTGATATTATACTTGACATTGTGAAAGACTTTCAACTG TCTATTGAGCTCTGTGATGTAAAATTGCGTTTGCTGGGACTGCACCAACTTCAAAATGCTGCAACCGCCACATGTGCAGCACTCTGCCTTCGTCATCAAG GATGGAGAATATCAGATGAATCCATTCGTACCGGTCTAGAAAGTACACAACTGCTGGGaagaagtcaatttttaacttcAGTAGAAGCTGAGTCATTAGGACTACCTGGTGCTACAATACTGCTAGATGGAG CTCATACCAAAGAATCTGCCAAGGCTTTGGCTGACATGATTCAGCTAACGTATCCAGATGCAAAACTAGTTTTTGTGGTTGCTATGGCAAGTGACAAAGACCATCAAGCATTTGCAAGAGAATTACTTGCAG TGAAGCAAGTGAATGCTATATTCTTGACAGAAGTTAGCATTGCTGGAGACCAGTTCAGGACGGCTTCTTTGTCCTTGTTAAGAGACCGTTGGATCCAAGCTTCTAACGAGTTGGGTGTTACATTTTCTAAGTATGGAGTTGAAGAATATAACGAGTTGCTCAAAAAACAATCAGGTCAATCTGCTGACCAAACTACTTTACTTTTCAGTAGTCATCAAGTGTTGGAGTCGATGAGGATTGGGGGCAAAATACTTGAATCAAATGGCACTGACCGACCTGGTCTTATTGTGGTTACGGGATCGTTGCATGCTGTTTCTTCGGTGTTATGCGCCATCTAA